The Acidobacteriota bacterium genome window below encodes:
- a CDS encoding 4'-phosphopantetheinyl transferase superfamily protein, translating to MTDEWLSGSDQNELVPNVVQVWRASISNLATSLPAFQAVLAEDELARAGRFFFEKDRVQSIISRGLLRTLLGRYLNLEPAELAFQYGERGKPSLSNQPDPFQPLEFNLSHSGDLILCAFALDCEVGIDVEHIRGDFEGERIANDLFSTCEKLMLAAMPEPQRQESFFVCWTCKEAYIKARGTGLSMPLNEFDISSAMDEGKTIVYDSTCEKPRWWVRRFSPGPHYAAAVSGEGRYPQFQFYDFQPEF from the coding sequence GTGGCGGGCTTCAATTTCCAATCTGGCGACTTCGCTTCCGGCGTTTCAAGCCGTTTTGGCCGAAGATGAGCTGGCGCGTGCCGGGCGGTTCTTTTTTGAAAAAGACCGGGTCCAGTCAATTATCAGCCGAGGGCTATTGCGGACGCTCTTGGGACGCTACCTTAACCTCGAACCTGCCGAACTCGCTTTTCAATATGGCGAGCGGGGCAAGCCTTCACTGTCCAACCAGCCAGATCCCTTTCAACCACTTGAGTTTAACCTGTCTCACTCAGGAGATCTGATTCTTTGTGCCTTTGCCCTGGATTGCGAAGTTGGAATTGACGTGGAGCATATTCGAGGTGATTTCGAGGGGGAACGGATTGCCAATGATTTATTTTCAACCTGTGAAAAACTGATGCTGGCCGCCATGCCCGAACCGCAGCGCCAGGAATCGTTTTTCGTATGTTGGACCTGCAAGGAAGCCTATATCAAAGCCCGTGGAACCGGCCTTTCAATGCCGCTCAACGAATTTGATATTTCCTCGGCCATGGATGAAGGGAAAACGATTGTGTATGACAGTACCTGTGAAAAACCACGGTGGTGGGTGCGTCGCTTTTCACCTGGGCCGCACTATGCGGCTGCCGTTTCCGGTGAAGGTCGGTACCCTCAGTTTCAGTTTTATGATTTTCAACCTGAATTTTGA